In Novipirellula caenicola, one genomic interval encodes:
- a CDS encoding M1 family aminopeptidase — MKTLSPVCLPLIRVSFLFALVLCGWPAAHAQFLPNSKHSDSTDRFFQIDSWLPTPTDTRTASGAPGPGYWQQRADYEIDVTLDDANQRIRGTVAIDYHNQSPHPLSYVWLQLDQNIFKPDSDAVTTAPAPSMYPRVQFSAIRSLLARSTFEGGYNIKSVTDGDDQPLPHSIVKTMMRIDLPEPLAPGASTELKVKYSYNIVDSKIIRARSGYEYFEKDENYLYEIAQWYPRVVAYTDYTGWQHKQFLGRGEFTLELGDFDVRITVPSDMVVAATGELQNAEDVLNPQWIERLESSRSAEKPVMIITPEEAKANETSRAKGTKTWAFQAKQVRDFAFAASRKFIWDAMGVEVEGKTVMAMSYYPNEGNPLWSTYSTEAIAHTIEVYGRYAFPYPYPVAISVNGPVYGMEYPMICFNGPRPEDDGTYSKATKYGLISVIIHEVGHNFFPMIVNSDERQWTWMDEGLNTFLQYLTEQEWEEDYPSGRGEPAKMVPYMKGGGQRPIMTGSEEILSFGNNAYGKPATALNILRETILGRELFDFAFREYALRWRFKRPTPADFFRTMEDASGIDLDWFWRGWFYSTDHVDIAISDVRLYQIDSGDPEVNAEIKRQERDKKEPSISKERNADLPRRIDLQPGLKDFYNSPDYDEHKVEESDRKAYQKFLDGLEADERALLRRKTNFYVVTFRNVGGLVMPIIVRIHYTDNTSETVTIPAQIWRSNSKQVDKLFVTEKEIARLQLDPKQQTADAEESNNYWPPRLVPSRFKLFKSETSKNPMQKALKPDVDTSEAAKKDGEKQSEDENESDDKKDDAPDGKPEVKTDAKSAKEAAKEKRDETKSSKTPNSRSKATPRKKPSA, encoded by the coding sequence GTGAAAACCCTATCGCCAGTCTGTCTTCCGCTGATCCGAGTCAGCTTCTTGTTCGCCCTCGTGCTGTGCGGTTGGCCAGCCGCCCACGCCCAATTCCTGCCGAATTCGAAGCACAGCGATTCGACGGATCGATTCTTTCAAATCGATTCCTGGCTGCCGACGCCGACGGACACCAGGACGGCATCGGGGGCCCCCGGTCCAGGTTATTGGCAACAACGTGCTGATTATGAGATCGACGTCACGTTGGATGATGCGAACCAGCGAATTCGCGGTACGGTAGCGATCGACTATCACAATCAATCTCCGCATCCACTGTCCTACGTGTGGTTGCAGTTGGATCAAAACATTTTCAAGCCCGATTCGGATGCGGTCACCACCGCGCCGGCACCGTCGATGTATCCGCGAGTCCAATTCAGCGCCATTCGTTCGCTGTTGGCCCGTTCGACGTTCGAAGGCGGCTACAACATCAAATCGGTCACTGATGGCGATGATCAACCGCTGCCTCATTCCATTGTCAAAACGATGATGCGGATCGATTTACCAGAGCCACTCGCCCCCGGGGCCTCGACGGAACTGAAGGTCAAATACAGTTACAACATTGTCGACAGCAAAATCATCCGCGCTCGCAGTGGCTACGAGTATTTCGAGAAAGACGAAAACTACCTTTACGAAATCGCTCAGTGGTATCCACGAGTGGTGGCCTACACCGACTACACCGGTTGGCAACACAAACAATTTCTTGGCCGCGGCGAATTCACACTTGAATTGGGTGATTTTGACGTTCGCATTACGGTGCCAAGCGACATGGTCGTCGCCGCGACCGGTGAACTACAGAATGCCGAAGACGTCTTGAATCCGCAGTGGATCGAACGACTCGAATCATCTCGGTCGGCCGAAAAACCGGTGATGATCATCACTCCCGAAGAGGCCAAAGCGAACGAAACCAGTCGTGCGAAGGGGACCAAAACGTGGGCATTTCAAGCCAAGCAAGTCCGCGATTTTGCCTTTGCCGCCAGCCGCAAATTCATTTGGGATGCGATGGGCGTCGAGGTCGAAGGCAAGACCGTGATGGCCATGTCGTACTACCCCAACGAAGGCAACCCGCTGTGGAGCACTTATTCGACCGAAGCGATCGCGCACACGATCGAAGTCTACGGTCGTTACGCGTTCCCCTATCCCTACCCGGTTGCGATCAGTGTTAACGGGCCTGTGTACGGGATGGAATATCCGATGATTTGTTTCAACGGTCCGCGTCCCGAGGACGACGGGACGTACAGCAAGGCAACCAAGTACGGATTGATCTCGGTGATCATTCACGAAGTCGGCCATAACTTCTTTCCCATGATCGTCAACAGCGACGAGCGTCAATGGACATGGATGGACGAAGGGCTGAACACGTTCCTGCAATACTTGACCGAACAGGAATGGGAAGAGGATTATCCGTCAGGCCGCGGCGAACCTGCCAAGATGGTTCCCTACATGAAGGGTGGTGGACAACGTCCGATCATGACCGGCAGCGAAGAGATCTTGAGTTTCGGCAACAACGCCTACGGCAAACCGGCAACCGCACTGAACATTTTGCGGGAAACGATCCTCGGCCGCGAGCTGTTTGATTTTGCGTTCCGAGAGTATGCATTGCGATGGCGTTTCAAACGCCCCACCCCTGCCGATTTCTTCCGCACCATGGAAGACGCTTCGGGAATCGACTTGGATTGGTTTTGGCGTGGTTGGTTCTATAGCACCGATCACGTGGATATCGCGATCAGCGACGTGCGGCTTTACCAAATTGACAGCGGCGATCCGGAAGTCAACGCCGAGATCAAACGTCAAGAACGCGACAAAAAAGAACCTTCGATTTCAAAAGAACGTAACGCGGACTTGCCCCGCCGAATTGACCTGCAACCAGGTCTGAAGGACTTTTACAACAGCCCCGACTATGACGAACACAAAGTCGAGGAGTCGGATCGCAAGGCGTACCAAAAATTCCTCGACGGACTCGAAGCCGATGAACGTGCGTTGCTGCGACGAAAAACCAATTTTTACGTTGTCACATTCCGAAACGTCGGCGGATTGGTGATGCCGATCATCGTCCGCATCCACTACACCGACAACACCAGCGAAACGGTTACCATTCCGGCTCAGATTTGGCGAAGCAACAGCAAGCAAGTGGACAAGTTGTTTGTCACCGAAAAGGAGATCGCTCGTTTGCAATTGGATCCCAAACAACAAACCGCCGACGCCGAGGAATCCAACAACTATTGGCCACCCCGGCTCGTTCCAAGTCGCTTTAAGTTGTTCAAGAGCGAAACGAGCAAGAATCCAATGCAAAAGGCGCTGAAGCCCGATGTCGACACCTCCGAAGCCGCCAAGAAAGACGGC